GCCTGCCCGATCGTCCACGGGAACAGCACCACGTCGCCCCGCTTGACCATCCCGGGATGGTCGAGCGGCACGTGTCCGTAGCACTTCTCCGGTGGGCCGTACGGCGCTCTCGACATCGCCCGCAGACCGACCTCGGCGTCCGACGGCGCCTCGACGACCTCGAAGGCGCCGAACACCGGCACTCCGCCCTCGAGATGCAAGGAGCGGGTAGCTGCCTCGGTCTCGTACCGGGCCAGCCGTCTGACCGGGAGCCCTGGCACGGCCGTGCTCCCGGTGGCGACTACTCGGCCGGCGTAGGCACCTAGGTCCACTGGTCCGACATCCGGCAGCACGACCGTTCGATAGCGGCTCAGGTCCGCCTCGCCGAGCCGCTCTTCCGGCAGCACGTCGAACGGCACATGGCGCTGCAGGAGCGAGAGGTAGAGACCTTCGAACTCGGCCCGGGAGTGCGCTGGTCTGACCAGTAGCGTCTGCGCGGCCGGCACCAGGTCGCGATAGACATCGACCTGATCGCGGTGGAACCGCGTCAGCTGCCCTGCTACCTCCAGGCAGGCGTACGGCGTGGTGGCGGGCGTTCCCATGATGTACGTCGACGGGTTGGCGCCGCGGGCGATCGCCTGCACCAGGTACTGCGCGAAGTGCTGCGGATCTTCGCCTGCCATCCGGTACGGCATGTCGACGAAGCCCACCGAGTTGGTCAGCACGGGGACCGTGGGACGGAAGGTCTTCGCCGCGCTCACGCTCTCGCTGGTCCGGTGATGCCACAACCGCCGGCCGACCGCGTTGTTCGCCTCGTGAAAGACGATGTCCGCCTGATCACCGAGGACCAACGGCGCCTCCGGACGGCGGGCCGCCAGGTGATCCCGGATCCTCCCGGTGAGATCCGCCAGCACTTCCTTCGAGAACCGTTGCCAGTCCGCGTACCCGGACGAGTCACGGTCGTCCGGCAGCACACCGTCGTACCGCTCCTGACAAGCCACGCAGTGGCAGACCCCGTGGTAGACGCGGCTGTAGTCGACCTCGTTGAACGACATCCAGTTGCAGAAGAATCCGTCCAGCGGATACCGATCGAGCACCTCGTCGAGGACTTCGAACAACTTCACCTGGTAGTAGTCACCACTCGGGCACACACTCGTCAGCCCGTTGTAGACCTGCCGCGCCCCGCTCGGTCCGACGAAGCACCAGTCCGGATGCGCCTCCGCCCGCCGGTGGTCGATCTTGGAGAAGTCCATCCGCCCCATCACGCGGATGCCGCGCCGCGCCGCCGCCTTCACCGCGTCGCCGACCAAGTCGCCGGACGGCCGCTCCGCCAGGT
This Kribbella sp. NBC_00482 DNA region includes the following protein-coding sequences:
- a CDS encoding alpha-amylase family protein, with the protein product MRLWWQDPFRMFQTNLREIDAGLDVESVLDYLEDFGADTWLLSVGGILSNYPTDLEFQTRNPYLAERPSGDLVGDAVKAAARRGIRVMGRMDFSKIDHRRAEAHPDWCFVGPSGARQVYNGLTSVCPSGDYYQVKLFEVLDEVLDRYPLDGFFCNWMSFNEVDYSRVYHGVCHCVACQERYDGVLPDDRDSSGYADWQRFSKEVLADLTGRIRDHLAARRPEAPLVLGDQADIVFHEANNAVGRRLWHHRTSESVSAAKTFRPTVPVLTNSVGFVDMPYRMAGEDPQHFAQYLVQAIARGANPSTYIMGTPATTPYACLEVAGQLTRFHRDQVDVYRDLVPAAQTLLVRPAHSRAEFEGLYLSLLQRHVPFDVLPEERLGEADLSRYRTVVLPDVGPVDLGAYAGRVVATGSTAVPGLPVRRLARYETEAATRSLHLEGGVPVFGAFEVVEAPSDAEVGLRAMSRAPYGPPEKCYGHVPLDHPGMVKRGDVVLFPWTIGQAYREVGLSVHRDLFVDQVGGAMETDLPEQVEIVLGRSAAGFVVHLLNRSGDTDQRFARPVRIGPARLRVPAEVREVRALVAQERLQVSDGWVQVPEIGLFDVLVCE